A genomic stretch from Cellulomonas sp. KRMCY2 includes:
- a CDS encoding SdrD B-like domain-containing protein, translating to MRGLWGATATASTSWTSGMAAVRGWANRLRTRPPAGSPGLPAVLAPLTPLTVDADGRTAVTRSGWRTTVSGALALALSIAMLGALPALPAHAQTTSTLTLQVISARTEPRAFAGTGVVIGDPVDTFEYIINIDTTGTTDQRSPEPGTGCSADDPGYPGSCLWPSITEDQHASPIYAQGNQLDLTGGNGLTLPDGRYLISVVADGYKIDGAHFTVPLPDPGLVTVELQPNPLPDSTLRAQVFSDTAFTNGTIDQGEPGLPGFVGHINDTLGEISTDVYGNPLCSTYVGEDPVTHEIPFASLDAEMLPVVDVSGGNCVSDADGLLTIPHLGSNRYTLTATPPDGQTWIQTTTLEGNHDWDTWLMEGSTGYDTEFAVAGEPVPAPIFGFVPPIHDGQRLDPSPAVTGQIKGVIVAVKQYTPPRGGDVNFWLGMTGSKLDKPIVQPWIALADLQAGDTAVWVGRGDANGAFDISGVPDGNYTLTWWDEPQDYFLNLIDVTVSGGEMVDMGLLPLNGWWTSYDGYVFNDTNRNGVKDPGEAGVPNFGLTLRRRENSLMDRGQVAVTTDSTGYYAFTSAYPLGEWNVMEAYSDSFYTTGITYQADNQPTRTTVKGAGVDVSVLPIIGLGGRLDWGVHAYDPTGANGIDPRNGGIVGSVSYDTTRNELDPQYAASEDWQPGVSDLPVELHATVPCGTTTAPCDADGRLELAPDGSYAKGALLNTYVSEHWTRPTGCVARDVDGVALVHGVDENVLAPDQATAGECLSAFLQSVQFGPAPTDQGTPDANFGVAVDGNYGFGDGCFDGTLDPTDPSAPECVGGAFSPLGAGDYLVTVAIPDDANGNPMYQVTREEDINIGNGDQIVPQVPPPACAGPLHTVDLEGDGTDSYAPVVGDGGATNDLPVGVTVPASTPVANGTFLDIGGSPFEGTAQPLCDTKLVRVNNGKSVVPMFNIFTHVPIPTRLRGLIVDDINFSTDPRSTLYGEKQGVPFAPVGIYDFTNRLVQTVESDFNGMYDVLLPSTNHISCPTPSGVCANMYRFVGNDPGIPGRLNPNFNPRYRTISTEFEALPGLIIPTDLAPTQVGVTIASPTTGITNAIACYVDQAAPQLFAVSQPYVNGSGSFTVAGLGFGPTQGTGNVTLDGTALPTTAWSDATITVTVPPGTPVGPHQLRITAANGMATVNGLTFHVLGTGYAPTVREVGPGRTFATIQAALDAAFTAAENDLVVVYPGTPDLVNPRNNPRGAYYENLIVASPVKLQGVGPGGFQGTTFVPGSIIDASAFGGDTALAADWYTKIGTLTWDGNQTVNDGAGIYVLASENATTDAGRARQFTSAYPAAIDGFDIRGGVEQGFPGNINDLTGAPTGLPPNITTQGGAIFANAYVRHLRITNNVVQNNGSGYGTIRIGTPDLASPDTNQHNESVRITDNRIIANAGTNLAGGIGIYAGSDGYEVARNDICGNFSVEYGGGLSVYGLSPNGAIHHNRIYLNQSNDEGGGIMIAGELPATPGALSPGSGPVDIYANQIQSNLANDDGGGLRFLMAGNFPMNVYNNMIVDNVSTHEGGGIGLNDAPDVRVFNNTIMKNLTTATALTSNGQPAPAGLSTSVNSDQLQATLPGGSALFSNPSLFNNIFWDNRAGTRAGTTVTGLGLVGDAAPIELWDLGVAGGTGVLAPTSSVVQQDAGTHPYTTSPTNSSADPAVVASYDVSVSFATWRQNPAFVDATLVTLDAPPNLLGNYHLPSGSPAINLGAATSGGVTAPATDIDDQGRPAGGGFDSGADEFGAVAPAPASDLYVSTLGSTNPPGVTGTADDADIYRWNGSAFNRAIDLTAAPYNAPAVSNTDGFSRVDDTHFYASFSGLTALAGVGLVQDEDVVYFNGTAWSMWFDGSAHGVGGAIDLGAVSVVGSTLYFSTNNTAVPPGAGGTGDNADVYRWNASVPGNSYTRVVDASQPPYSLPNSGSATGSTNPNVDGLVFVDPTHLYASFSNPTTTVPGLGAVQDEDVLYFNGAAWSVFFDGTAHGLGTSGNLDVDAISFTSGALPPPPLPPFQPLYFSTVGAGTVSGVAGPFEGADVYFGTGSSYSRLFDASASGVAFSPLVNVDGYDRIDDTHAFFSFADLTLLSGLGFVQDEDVVYYNAGTWSLYFDGSVHGMATSGNLDLDAISVVGAVNGTGGTLYFSTLGNTNPPGTGGTADDADIYAWNGTVYSRVIDASAAPYSLPGGANVDGYVRTDATHGYFSFSSASTTVPGLGAVQDEDVVGYSAGTWSVYFDGTTQGLTADNQDLDAFDVP from the coding sequence ATGCGTGGACTGTGGGGCGCGACAGCGACAGCGAGTACCTCCTGGACCTCCGGGATGGCTGCGGTCAGGGGGTGGGCGAACCGACTCCGGACGCGTCCGCCCGCCGGGTCACCGGGTCTGCCGGCCGTGCTCGCCCCGCTCACACCCCTGACGGTGGACGCGGACGGCCGTACCGCAGTGACGCGCTCGGGGTGGCGGACGACCGTCTCCGGCGCCCTCGCGCTGGCCCTGTCGATCGCGATGCTCGGTGCCCTGCCGGCCCTCCCGGCCCACGCCCAGACCACGAGCACGCTGACGCTCCAGGTGATCAGCGCGCGGACCGAACCCCGCGCCTTCGCGGGCACCGGCGTCGTCATCGGCGACCCGGTCGACACCTTCGAGTACATCATCAACATTGACACCACAGGCACCACCGACCAACGGAGCCCCGAGCCCGGCACGGGCTGCTCCGCCGACGACCCTGGCTACCCCGGGTCATGCCTGTGGCCCTCGATCACCGAGGACCAACACGCCAGCCCCATCTACGCCCAGGGCAACCAGCTCGACCTCACCGGGGGGAACGGCCTCACCCTGCCCGACGGCCGATACCTCATCTCCGTCGTCGCCGACGGCTACAAGATCGACGGCGCGCACTTCACCGTGCCGCTGCCCGACCCGGGTCTGGTCACGGTCGAGCTCCAGCCGAACCCGCTGCCCGACTCCACGCTGCGCGCCCAGGTCTTCTCCGACACCGCGTTCACCAACGGTACGATCGACCAGGGTGAACCCGGCCTGCCCGGCTTCGTCGGCCACATCAACGACACCCTCGGCGAGATCAGCACGGACGTCTACGGCAACCCGCTGTGCAGCACCTACGTCGGCGAGGACCCGGTCACGCACGAGATCCCGTTCGCCAGCCTCGACGCCGAGATGCTCCCGGTCGTCGACGTGTCCGGCGGCAACTGCGTCAGCGACGCCGACGGGCTCCTGACCATCCCCCACCTGGGCAGCAACCGGTACACGCTGACCGCCACGCCCCCGGACGGACAGACGTGGATCCAGACGACGACGCTCGAGGGCAACCACGACTGGGACACCTGGCTGATGGAAGGGAGCACGGGCTACGACACCGAGTTCGCGGTCGCCGGTGAGCCCGTCCCGGCGCCGATCTTCGGCTTCGTCCCCCCCATCCATGACGGACAGCGCCTGGATCCCTCACCCGCCGTCACCGGCCAGATCAAGGGCGTCATCGTCGCGGTCAAGCAGTACACCCCGCCACGCGGCGGCGACGTGAACTTCTGGCTGGGCATGACGGGGAGCAAGCTGGACAAGCCGATCGTGCAGCCGTGGATCGCCCTGGCCGACCTCCAGGCCGGCGACACCGCGGTGTGGGTGGGTCGTGGGGACGCGAACGGCGCGTTCGACATCTCCGGCGTGCCGGACGGCAACTACACCCTGACCTGGTGGGACGAGCCGCAGGACTACTTCCTCAACCTCATCGACGTCACCGTGTCCGGCGGCGAGATGGTCGACATGGGCCTCCTGCCGCTCAACGGATGGTGGACGTCCTACGACGGCTACGTCTTCAACGACACGAACCGGAACGGCGTGAAAGACCCGGGCGAGGCCGGCGTCCCGAACTTCGGCCTCACCCTGCGCCGCAGGGAGAACTCGCTGATGGATCGCGGCCAGGTCGCGGTCACCACCGACAGCACCGGCTACTACGCGTTCACGTCGGCCTACCCGCTCGGCGAGTGGAACGTGATGGAGGCCTACAGCGACTCCTTCTACACGACCGGGATCACATATCAGGCCGACAACCAGCCGACGCGGACCACGGTGAAGGGCGCTGGTGTCGACGTCAGCGTGCTCCCGATCATCGGCCTCGGTGGTCGGCTCGACTGGGGCGTGCACGCGTACGACCCGACCGGCGCCAACGGGATCGACCCGCGCAACGGCGGAATCGTCGGCTCGGTCAGCTACGACACGACGCGCAACGAGCTCGACCCGCAGTACGCGGCGTCCGAGGACTGGCAACCAGGTGTCTCGGACCTCCCCGTCGAGCTGCACGCGACTGTGCCGTGCGGCACCACGACGGCACCCTGCGACGCCGACGGCCGCCTCGAGCTCGCCCCCGACGGCTCCTACGCCAAGGGCGCGCTGCTCAACACCTACGTGTCCGAGCACTGGACCCGCCCGACGGGCTGTGTCGCCCGCGACGTCGACGGAGTCGCGCTCGTGCACGGCGTCGACGAGAACGTGCTGGCACCCGATCAGGCCACGGCCGGTGAGTGCCTCTCGGCCTTCCTGCAGAGCGTGCAGTTCGGACCGGCGCCGACCGATCAGGGCACCCCGGACGCCAACTTCGGCGTGGCGGTCGACGGCAACTACGGCTTCGGCGACGGCTGCTTCGACGGCACGCTCGACCCGACCGACCCGTCCGCGCCGGAGTGCGTCGGCGGTGCGTTCTCCCCGCTCGGGGCCGGCGACTACCTGGTGACCGTCGCGATCCCGGACGACGCCAACGGCAACCCGATGTACCAGGTCACCCGCGAGGAGGACATCAACATCGGCAACGGCGACCAGATCGTGCCGCAGGTCCCGCCGCCGGCGTGTGCCGGTCCGTTGCACACCGTTGACCTCGAGGGCGACGGCACCGACAGCTACGCGCCCGTCGTCGGCGACGGCGGCGCGACCAACGACCTGCCGGTCGGCGTGACCGTCCCGGCGTCGACACCCGTCGCGAACGGCACCTTCCTCGACATCGGCGGATCGCCCTTCGAGGGCACTGCGCAGCCGCTCTGCGACACCAAGCTCGTGCGGGTGAACAACGGCAAGTCGGTCGTGCCGATGTTCAACATCTTCACCCACGTGCCGATCCCGACACGTCTGCGCGGACTGATCGTGGACGACATCAACTTCTCCACCGACCCGCGCTCGACGCTCTACGGCGAGAAGCAGGGTGTCCCGTTCGCACCCGTCGGCATCTACGACTTCACCAACCGCCTCGTGCAGACGGTCGAGTCCGACTTCAACGGCATGTACGACGTGCTCCTGCCGTCGACCAACCACATCAGCTGCCCGACGCCCTCCGGCGTCTGCGCCAACATGTACCGGTTCGTCGGCAACGACCCGGGGATACCCGGGCGGCTCAACCCGAACTTCAACCCCCGGTACCGCACGATCTCGACCGAGTTCGAAGCCCTCCCCGGCCTCATCATCCCCACCGACCTCGCTCCGACCCAGGTCGGCGTGACCATCGCCTCCCCGACGACGGGCATCACGAACGCCATCGCCTGCTACGTCGACCAGGCCGCACCTCAGCTGTTCGCCGTCTCCCAGCCGTACGTGAACGGGAGTGGATCGTTCACCGTCGCCGGCCTCGGCTTCGGCCCGACCCAGGGCACCGGGAACGTCACCCTCGACGGCACAGCCCTGCCCACCACCGCATGGAGCGACGCGACGATCACCGTGACGGTCCCGCCCGGCACCCCGGTCGGTCCGCACCAGCTCCGGATCACGGCCGCGAACGGAATGGCCACGGTCAACGGCCTCACGTTCCACGTGCTCGGCACCGGGTATGCGCCCACCGTGCGCGAGGTCGGTCCCGGCAGGACGTTCGCGACGATCCAGGCCGCGCTCGACGCCGCATTCACCGCCGCCGAGAACGACCTCGTCGTCGTCTACCCGGGTACCCCCGACCTGGTCAACCCGCGGAACAACCCGCGCGGTGCCTACTACGAGAACCTCATCGTCGCCTCGCCCGTCAAGCTCCAGGGCGTCGGCCCCGGCGGCTTCCAGGGGACCACGTTCGTCCCCGGTTCGATCATCGACGCGAGCGCCTTCGGTGGTGACACCGCCCTGGCCGCCGACTGGTACACGAAGATCGGCACCCTGACCTGGGACGGCAACCAGACCGTCAACGACGGTGCGGGGATCTACGTCCTCGCCTCGGAGAACGCGACGACGGACGCCGGCCGGGCACGTCAGTTCACCAGCGCCTACCCGGCCGCCATCGACGGCTTCGACATCCGCGGAGGTGTCGAGCAGGGCTTCCCCGGGAACATCAACGACCTCACCGGCGCCCCGACCGGCCTGCCGCCGAACATCACCACGCAAGGCGGCGCGATCTTCGCCAACGCGTACGTCCGTCACCTGCGGATCACCAACAACGTCGTGCAGAACAACGGCAGCGGCTACGGGACGATCCGCATCGGCACCCCCGACCTGGCCTCGCCGGACACGAACCAGCACAACGAGAGCGTCCGGATCACCGACAACCGCATCATCGCCAACGCGGGCACGAACCTCGCCGGCGGGATCGGGATCTACGCCGGCTCGGACGGCTACGAGGTCGCCCGCAACGACATCTGCGGCAACTTCTCGGTCGAGTACGGCGGCGGTCTGAGCGTCTACGGTCTGAGCCCGAACGGCGCGATCCACCACAACCGCATCTACCTCAACCAGTCCAACGACGAGGGCGGCGGCATCATGATCGCGGGTGAGCTGCCTGCGACACCTGGTGCCCTCTCGCCCGGCTCCGGCCCGGTGGACATCTACGCCAACCAGATCCAGTCCAACCTGGCCAACGACGACGGCGGCGGGCTGCGCTTCCTGATGGCCGGCAACTTCCCGATGAACGTCTACAACAACATGATCGTCGACAACGTCTCGACCCACGAGGGCGGCGGCATCGGCCTCAACGACGCGCCGGACGTGCGGGTGTTCAACAACACGATCATGAAGAACCTGACGACGGCCACGGCGCTGACCTCCAACGGCCAGCCGGCACCTGCCGGGCTGTCGACGTCGGTGAACAGCGACCAGCTGCAGGCCACGCTGCCGGGCGGATCGGCGCTCTTCAGCAACCCGAGTCTCTTCAACAACATCTTCTGGGACAACCGCGCCGGCACGCGGGCGGGCACCACTGTCACAGGCCTCGGCCTGGTCGGCGATGCGGCCCCGATCGAGCTGTGGGACCTCGGCGTCGCCGGCGGGACCGGGGTGCTCGCACCGACCAGCTCGGTCGTCCAGCAGGACGCCGGGACCCACCCGTACACGACCAGCCCCACCAACAGCTCCGCGGACCCGGCGGTCGTCGCCTCCTACGACGTGTCCGTCTCCTTCGCCACCTGGCGGCAGAACCCCGCCTTCGTCGACGCGACGCTCGTCACCCTCGACGCGCCGCCGAACCTCCTCGGCAACTACCACCTGCCGTCCGGGTCACCCGCGATCAACCTCGGTGCCGCGACGTCCGGCGGAGTCACCGCACCCGCCACCGACATCGACGACCAAGGACGTCCCGCGGGCGGCGGCTTCGACAGCGGCGCCGACGAGTTCGGCGCGGTGGCACCCGCGCCGGCCTCGGACCTGTACGTCTCGACGCTCGGCAGCACCAACCCGCCCGGCGTGACCGGCACCGCCGACGACGCCGACATCTACCGATGGAACGGTTCCGCCTTCAACCGCGCGATCGACCTGACGGCAGCGCCGTACAACGCACCGGCCGTGTCCAACACCGACGGGTTCTCCCGGGTCGACGACACCCACTTCTACGCCTCCTTCAGCGGCCTGACCGCCCTGGCCGGAGTCGGCCTCGTCCAGGACGAGGACGTCGTCTACTTCAACGGCACGGCGTGGTCGATGTGGTTCGACGGCAGCGCGCACGGTGTGGGCGGCGCCATCGACCTCGGCGCGGTGAGCGTCGTCGGCAGCACGCTCTACTTCTCGACGAACAACACCGCCGTGCCGCCAGGTGCGGGTGGCACCGGTGACAACGCGGACGTGTACCGGTGGAACGCCAGTGTCCCCGGCAACTCGTACACCCGGGTCGTGGATGCCAGCCAGCCGCCGTACAGCCTGCCCAACTCCGGCTCCGCCACGGGCTCGACCAACCCCAACGTCGACGGTCTCGTCTTCGTCGACCCGACGCACCTGTACGCGTCGTTCAGCAACCCGACCACGACAGTGCCGGGCCTCGGCGCGGTCCAGGACGAGGACGTCCTGTACTTCAACGGTGCGGCCTGGTCGGTGTTCTTCGACGGCACCGCGCACGGGCTCGGCACGTCCGGGAACCTGGACGTCGACGCGATCTCGTTCACGAGCGGTGCGCTCCCGCCGCCGCCGCTGCCGCCGTTCCAGCCGCTGTACTTCTCGACCGTCGGAGCGGGCACCGTTTCCGGAGTGGCCGGCCCGTTCGAAGGTGCCGACGTCTACTTCGGCACCGGCAGCAGCTACAGCCGACTCTTCGACGCCTCGGCCTCGGGGGTG